A single Watersipora subatra chromosome 7, tzWatSuba1.1, whole genome shotgun sequence DNA region contains:
- the LOC137399493 gene encoding probable nuclear hormone receptor HR3, translated as MKAAPSNIKADIEVIPCKVCSDKSSGVHYGVITCEGCKGFFRRSQTNAQNYHCQKERCCRIDRLSRNRCQYCRLQKCLSLGMSKDAVKFGRMSKRQREMVQDEVKYHKRNRSNSSDSSSSGSDTDLTDSDSNNYGCIDSEELFADQLLEITTQVLRADDNDTLANLLLQAQSKAYYNDELLDLLTSAEDMSKMSQQQFWQQFSEKMTTTIQQIIEFSKLIPGFTELSQDDQIMVLKGAGYEMVIIHLLWTISVLGYQLPSSEQIGLELMAELSSAEKVMVGATIDLLRMFASLKLTEREIALLNAVTLFQPDHYGVQNKDQLQCLYDKHLNALSDLLERTHGSTEYVNKVTAYLSYMKSLSFQHMKTLNDFKSSGNASFEFTALHRELFASPMM; from the exons ATGAAGGCAGCACCATCAAACATTAAAG CTGACATAGAGGTGATTCCTTGCAAGGTCTGCAGTGACAAGTCTTCTGGGGTTCACTACGGGGTCATCACTTGTGAAGGCTGCAAG GGTTTCTTTCGAAGAAGTCAAACCAATGCTCAGAACTATCACTGCCAGAAAGAACGTTGCTGCAGAATTGACAGACTGAGTAGAAACCGATGTCAGTATTGCCGTCTGCAGAAATGTCTCTCTCTCGGAATGTCCAAAGATG CGGTGAAGTTTGGTAGAATGTCGAAAAGGCAAAGAGAAATGGTACAAGATGAGGTAAAATACCATAAAAGAAACAGAAGCAATAGCAGCGACTCCAGCAGCTCGGGATCGGACACAGATCTGACTGACTC AGACAGCAACAACTATGGCTGCATAGATTCTGAAGAACTGTTTGCTGACCAGCTGTTGGAGATTACAACACAAGTCTTACGAGCCGATGACAATG ACACTCTAGCAAATCTGTTGCTGCAAGCCCAGAGCAAAGCTTACTACAATGATGAGCTCCTTGACCTTTTGACCTCCGCAGAAGATATGAGCAAAATGAGCCAGCAGCAGTTTTGGCAGCAGTTCTCCGAAAAAATGACAACTACTATTCAGCAAATCATCGAATTCTCTAAGCTTATTCCCGGCTTCACGGAACTGAGCCAAGACGACCAGATCATGGTTCTGAAAGGAG CTGGATACGAAATGGTAATTATACATCTGCTATGGACCATCTCCGTGCTCGGCTACCAGCTACCAAGCTCTGAGCAAATCGGACTAGAATTGATGGCTGAACTTT CAAGTGCGGAGAAAGTGATGGTAGGCGCCACGATTGATCTCCTTCGTATGTTTGCCTCTCTCAAGCTGACTGAGCGAGAAATCGCCTTGCTAAATGCTGTCACTCTTTTCCAACCTG ATCATTATGGAGTACAGAATAAAGATCAACTGCAGTGTCTCTACGACAAGCATTTGAATGCCTTGTCAGATCTGCTAGAGAGGACCCATGGTTCAACCGAGTACGTGAACAAAGTAACAGCATATCTCTCCTACATGAAATCTCTCAGCTTTCAGCATATGAAAACTCTCAATGACTTCAAATCAAGTGGAAATGCATCTTTTGAATTCACCGCCTTACACCGAGAACTTTTCGCGTCTCCTATGATGTGA